AAGGTCGGCGGCAAGATAGGCCTAGTCTACTATTTAAAATAACCTACACCTTGTAAGACCTGTGTGTCCACTCGGGGTTTCAGCACATCCCACTCAATCTTTTTATGGGGGACATGGGCCACTTTTGTGTTAGTCGCAGAGTCACCTCATGGTCTAGGTCTGGCTCTAGGTCTTTCAGACTTGGCAGTATTGTCCTTCTGTCTTATCCAGACTGCTCTAtgctttttaaaaccttttttcggGGTTTCGTCCCTCGCAAACTTGACATCTTTTTAGTTTCTTCTTCTCTGATAACTCCTAAGAAATGTTCCAGGAATCCTTAAGGATGATAGCAACCCTCCCCAGAAcctttttagaatcactttaatcatAGAGGCTCCACCATTAAGACCCACTTTGGGTGAAACGTGTCCGTGGAGGTCCCAGGTGGTGCCTGAATATAGAGTGAGGAAAAGGTTAGGACATCTTTAATGAGAGAGatttgacatcacttcctgtcccagagacagtgGTCACCAATATAGAAAGAGAAAGAACGTAGACACAGATGCGGAAATAAAACTTGATGAAGGTTCTATTCCTTCCTtgctcctacttttttttttttttttttttttttcttttacgatTTTCTTGTCCTACCCTGCTTTAACcataacaaaaaactttttttttttttggctggagttttaaTAGACCTCACGATCTTGAATGTTGTCTAATAGCCACCACAGTGTTCTCAACGAATTGATAAATGTTGGTCCAGCACAAAACACGACTGGTAAAAATGTAAATTGGAGTGTGGCAGATGTAAAGGTACAGAGGACGTACATATTTTTCTGGAATAATTGGATCTTTTTTTCCCTGGAGCAATGAGTGtcgttcctcccccccccccccccccccccccaccatggtgTCACCCTAACCACATCCATTTTTGTCTTCCTAGGATCCCATGTTGGCATCTCAGGAGAAGTTCTTCCAGGAGCTGTTCAGCAGTGAGCTGGCAGCCCAGGCTACGGAGGAGTTCGAGAAGGCCATGAAGGAACTGGCCGAGGAGGAACCTCATCTGGTGGAGCAGTTCCAAAAGCTGTCCGAGGTTGCTGGAAAAGTGGGTGAGTAGTGACTTTCCTGAAGACTATGAGGGTTTAATATGGAGGCCAAGGGGTGCCGACTGAGAACAGGTCATGTTCAGAAGCCCTCCTGTCAGGGAACGCTTACTCAGTTTCAGTTGACTTTCTCTGGATGCTAAGGATACAGTGAAATTCAGATTCTTTTACCAATGTCTAAAATATGAATGGTCCCTTAGCAGCCAATGAGGTTCTCTCTTTTCTTGCCTGACCATTATCTTTCAGTTCAGCTTTGGTTCTCTAGGCAACACGCTTCTTGAGCTTCAGTTATCAAAGTGTTTGAGATAAGAATGGATTGTGCCTTCAACCAGCACTGGATAAGAGCCAGGTCGTTGGTGGGGGATCCCAGCCATTGCAGTGGGACCAAAACCATTGATGGGAGAGCGATGACGATCGACACAGTCCATCGGTGGAGGACCCCAAGCCATTGGTTGGGGGTTCTCAGCCATCTGTGGAGGACTGCCAGGCCATTGGTGAGGACTGCCAGGCCATTGGTGAGGACTGCCAGGCCATTGGTGAGGACTGCCAGGCCATTGGTGAGGACTGCCAGGCCATTGGTGAGGACTGCCAGGCCATTGGTGAGGACTGCCAGGCCATTGGTGAGGACTTCCAGGCCATTGGTGAGGACTTCCAGGCCATTGGTGAGGACTTCCAGGCCATTGGTGAGGACTTCCAGGCCATTGGTGAGGACTGCCAGGCCATTGGTGAGGACTGCCAGGCCATTGATCAGATTCAACCCAGCACTCGAAAATAAGTTATGGAAGAGCAGAAGAAGACTATTATTAGCTATGCTTTTATATAATTTCCAGCACAATAAAGAGATGCTGTCACTATGACAATTATGGGTATTGGCCCCAACCCACCCACCTGACCCACTGCCCcttccccagcacccccccccccccctgctaatcCGTCCTCTGTCTCTACTGGTGCTAAATACTTGGTGGTTCCAAATTTTGGGAAGCATGTGATCTTCTCCAATGATCTAGTGCTCAGTCAGATTGCTGACGAGGTAGGTATCGGTGAGGTGGGGGGAGcctttacaccaggggtaggcaacctcggccctccagctgtggtgaaactacaagtcccatgagacattgcaagaccctgacaatcaaagGCATGGCTCCtagaggaagaggcatgatgggatttgtagtttcaccacagctggagggccgaggttgcctacaccTGCTTTACAGACACAGTCCATATGCCCTAAACAGGGAGACATTTTGATTGATATCAACCTCTTGCAATCCTTCTGTGCAGCAAAGCTCagatttggggagggagaagcagcagccCAAAgaaccaatcagttgtgctgcaatgCTCATGTACTAACAAGGAGCATGCAGATAGGAggtgagagcagagtgacagagatgagctgCTTCTTCTCCTTCACACTCTGGGGATGGGAGAGACAAGACCTGTGTTGCTTAactgcagggggaaaaaaatgcattcCTCAGGTGTCCAGGCTAACATTCCATAGAGAGGTCGATCGCAGCAACAAGTAGAGTTCGATCCTCCATCATTGGACACATTGGATACTTCAAGAGCCTGAAAAGGTTAATAATcagtactacaaaaaaaaaaagtattgatttGCTCGCCTCGTTGAGTCAGGACAGTAGAATTACAGATGTGGGATGCATTGGTTTCCATACAGATGATGCAATTTTATCTTGTTTCATCTGATAGGAAGTGATGAAACCTCCCAGCAAGAGTTTACTTCCTGCCTGAAAGAGACGCTGTCCGGATTGGCCAAGAATGCCAATGACTTGCAGGTAAGTTTCAAtaatgaaaaacacacacacacaattggaGACGTTGTACTAGTCTTCAATAACTacttcggaagattttacccccccccccccctccttcatgaccaggccttttttttttttttttttttttgcaatgcggcactgcgtttttaactgacaattgcgctgtcgtgcaacgCTGTGCAcaaataaaattgtcctttttttttttttttttttcccacaaatagttttcttttcggggttttttgatcacctctgggatttttattttttgggctataaacaaaaaaagaccgacaattttgaaaaaaaaaaaaacgttctgctataaaacctattcaataaaaaaaatgtaaaaaaaatctaatttcttcataaatttaggtaaatatgtattctgctacacatttgtggttaaaaaaaaatcccagtaagtatatattggtttgctcaaaaggtatagtgtctacaaactatgggatatatactggaattttttttatttttttttttatttatttttttttgttttgttttgttttttttttttttttatagtaataatGGTGTGACAAGCAACTTAAAGCGATTTTcgcggtgggcaatctgacactttgtgggaaccactgacactaatacagtggtcagtgctaaacatatgcactgtcactgtaggaAATAGATAAAAACAGAAGGCGCACTGGCCTAATGCATTATTCAACAACaattttattaaagataaaaaatataaaatgtaactaCTCACAAACATTGGTTGGTAGTGCATGCCGCTCACCTGCCCACTACATGTGGAAACCATCTCCCCGGCTTTGCCAAAGCTTTTAGCTCCAAGGAGGACCTCGCCCGGGTTCCTGCTGGCTGACGTGTTTCcaagagctctgatgaagaaggacatACAGTGggtggaaaataatgatttgatccccagcggatttttgtaagtttgcccacttacaaaaaaaggaagtgtctataatttttatcataggtgtatttgaaccttttaaccacttgctatcTGGGcactaaacaccccccccccttcctgcccagaccaattttcagcgctgtcacactttaatgacaattgcacagtcatgatgatacactgtacccagatgactttttttttttttttttttttttttacctaaatagagctttcttttggtggcatctaatcactgctgttttttttttttttttttttttttttttgctcaaagaatgaaaacaaaaaaaagtttcatagtttgttataaaattttgaaaaccaggtcattttcctccttcattgatgggcactgaaaggctgcactgatgggcacagataaggtggcactggtgggtggcactgatgaggatacactgatgggcacagataaggtggcactggtgggtggcactgatgaggcactggtgggcgttgattggcagcactggtgggtggcactggttggcagcactggtgggtggcactgatcggtggcactggtgggcattgattggcagcactggtaggtggcactgtgggcactgatggggcacccgcggctctctgtgtgagggaccgttgtccctctgacagaagccggtgatcggcttttttttttttttttttcccctcacgctgccAGCATGAGGGAAAAGaacgggtcttccagcatgacaatgacccaatacataccgccaaggcaacaaaggagtggctcaagaagaagcacgttaaggtcatggagtggcctagtcagtctccagaccttaatcctatagaaaatatgtggggggagctgaaactttgagttgccaagagacagccaagaaaccttcaggatttagagaagatctgtaaagagtggaccaaaatcccccctgagatctgtgcaaacctggtcaccatctacaagaaacatctgacctctgtacctgccaacaagggtttctccaccaactactaagtcatgttttgcttggggatcaaatacttattttactcactaaactgcaactccatttataacatttgtatcatgtgtttttttgtttttgtttttttttttctggatttttggttgatattctgtctctattatataaaatcccccccatgataaaaatgatagacccttcaattctttgtaagtgggctAACTTGcccaatctgcaggggagacaataataactttccccactgtatatatgtgattctgtgcAGAAGAGCCGCcccgtagcagtaaatctgctatagaggAGTAGGAAAGTGGATCTGTAAAAACGGATTAGTTCTCCTCCATAGCTTAGGACagaacagaaggtattcacatgCAGGACCAGGGCAAGGATGCGTCCCCTCCTCCGCTCCTACTGCATGCTGTCAAATGGGTATCCCACCCTGCGCCCAATCTCCCGCTGTCCGTTGTTACCATGGAGTGTTCACTACACATTTCAGCCAATCGCTTGCTTTCTAGCAATGTATTTGCACACtccctggatgtttttttttttttttttttttttttttttttttttttgcatcggcTGTGGGCAGATGGGGTTGGGAGTGGTGGGCACGTTGGAGCGCAGTGACACATCAGTAGCAGTCAGAGCAGAGCTGAATCTGCTAGATGCTAGCCATACCTACCGCTGCGTCCTGGAAAGTTccgcaaagaagagcgggcaaatattgcaaagtctagatgtgcaaggtTAGTAGAGACCCATCTTAACAGATTAAAGGCtgcaattgaagaaaaaaaaaaaaaaaaaaggtccaacaaaatacaagggggtgatcctttttccaactctgattctggtcctcatcagtgcagtggaatggacagtcagtgatcactgactctgttcattcgaaaaaggaaggagccggtaaatgacagatttactgtcTCCCTCCTCCACTCCCCATCCTGACAGATCGAGAACAAAGGGACCAGAGGGGGGTCCTGAGTGGAACCACAGAGGTGGAaccctgtccattcataactgagcggaggaaggagacggtaaatctgtcatttaccggctccttccttttccgaatgaacagagtcagtgatcactgactgtccttTCATAAGTGAGCATCGTAAAtggtcagtgatcactgactctgttcattcggaaagggAAGGAGCCAGAAAATTACAGATTTACCGTCTTCTAccgccgctctccatcctgacagatcgacTGGAGTGGAgccacagagggggactggaggaggatacggggacagtcggggatgatcggtgcagcggtgggggagttgtaagcaccaatctccctgtaaagatttcaataaagcagctgaaagccgcgggagggagaggaggagaggctgtcagatgctttattgaaatctatagaGGGGGATCGATGATTGATTGTAACTCTCCCactgctgcaccgatcacccctgactccccaggtatcggatcaagcatcggagcatttgccccgAATAGAAGTACTTGGGccaatgctcggtatcggcaccggtGCAAGCCTACTTCTCACCATAAGCTGTACGGTTGTACTTCTCCTGCAGATAAATCTTCCTTGTTCTCTTCTCAGAACCCCCCCAGCCTATCAGAGGAGGAGTTGGCTCGGGCCATGGAGGGTCTCGCGGTGGACGACGCAGACGGAGATGGAAATATCTTGCCGTTCATGCAGAATATCATGCAGAGCCTGCTGTCCAAAGAAGTCTTGTATCCGTCCCTCAAAGAGATCACAGACAAGGTGAGTCTTCTTTATGGCCCTCCATAGGCCCGTTGGCCCCGGCACGGCTCTCTAGGCATTCCCCCCCCCCATAGGGTCGCTGTGATAAACTGAAAGAGGGGGGGAAACGGTCCACAGCTTTGGGTTGCAGCACACTTAAAACTGAACTTCCTAGGCAGGCTGGATATTTGCATACATCTCTCCCTTATGTGATGCTAAACCTCCATGATTGCAAGAACTAAAATCCAACgacttgctgcagtttctaatgcacattgtgagaagctcacagtgtgcggtgaaatcacaGGAAGCCATTTCTGTTcaagagaggagccggtacaagtgtgcaagactgaagggaaggccggggtTCAGCTTTAATTAATTAGACTTCTGTCGTCTCCTCCCTCTCTTGATGTTTATTCTCACGCCCCCCCGTGTCTCCACCTCCTGCGCAGTACCCAGAATGGCTGCAGACGCACCAGGAATCTCTGCCCCCCGAGGAGTACCAGAAATACCAGGAGCAGCACGACCTCATGAGCAGGATCTGCCAGAAGTTTGAGTCGGAGCAGCCAGGCGAGGAGACGGCCAGGTTCGAGGCGGTCATGGACCTCATGCAGCAGGTAGGGAGCCCATGTACTAACAGTCAGGGTTGATTTTTGGCTTGTTATGTAtctacaatagttttttttttttttttttatatatctttgttTCTCTTTAttatattatctttattttttttttttaattatgttatgttataatttattttttattatatcatattatattatatatttttttatttgttataatatttttttattctattttattttattgtttattatatagtTAGTTACATAatttagtcagattgaaaaaaaaaagacgcaagtccatctagttcaaccaataaattaTATTctattataagttttttttttttaataaatatatatatatatatatatatatatttaatctggtgattcttaaaaaataaaatataattaaaaaaaatagatggacttgtgtgtttgttttttttgtttgtttgtttgttttttgtttaacctGACTAAACTATGTAACTGactatataataaacaataaactagaaatatatgtatttgtattgtttatattatttttgtattctattttattgtttattatat
This Aquarana catesbeiana isolate 2022-GZ linkage group LG13, ASM4218655v1, whole genome shotgun sequence DNA region includes the following protein-coding sequences:
- the PEX19 gene encoding peroxisomal biogenesis factor 19, producing the protein MAEAGGEDKELEELLDSALDDFEKTSQPPPSSDKTTKPSGPERPPADAAKDPMLASQEKFFQELFSSELAAQATEEFEKAMKELAEEEPHLVEQFQKLSEVAGKVGSDETSQQEFTSCLKETLSGLAKNANDLQNPPSLSEEELARAMEGLAVDDADGDGNILPFMQNIMQSLLSKEVLYPSLKEITDKYPEWLQTHQESLPPEEYQKYQEQHDLMSRICQKFESEQPGEETARFEAVMDLMQQLQELGHPPKELAGDSPPGMNFDLDGMNLNSNSASGEQCSIM